From a region of the Odoribacter splanchnicus DSM 20712 genome:
- a CDS encoding HepT-like ribonuclease domain-containing protein, with product MYDVKVLHLLDKVIESLEVIQQRTENIHCTNDFLDSATGTLLLDGVCMKLIATGESIKNLDKLTAGNLLIYYPQIPWREVMGMRDIIVHHYFEVDADVIFNTVKENIPLLMDTLLQMREDLKE from the coding sequence ATGTATGATGTAAAAGTTTTGCATTTGCTTGACAAAGTGATAGAATCTCTGGAAGTCATTCAGCAACGAACTGAAAATATTCATTGTACTAATGATTTTCTGGATTCTGCTACAGGAACTTTATTACTGGATGGAGTTTGTATGAAATTGATTGCTACTGGTGAAAGTATAAAGAATCTGGATAAATTAACAGCAGGCAATTTGCTCATTTATTACCCACAAATACCATGGCGTGAAGTGATGGGAATGCGTGATATAATTGTACATCACTATTTTGAAGTGGATGCAGATGTTATTTTTAATACAGTAAAGGAGAATATTCCGTTATTAATGGATACTTTGCTGCAAATGCGGGAAGATTTGAAGGAATGA
- a CDS encoding nucleotidyltransferase family protein, protein MKSINEYIQLLAVYMQTHASVYHIKRMGIFGSVARGEQTENSDIDICYEGEAPTLFTLVRIKYELEALLGRPVDLVRVREKMDEVLKQTIQEEAIYV, encoded by the coding sequence ATGAAATCTATCAATGAATATATACAACTACTGGCAGTCTACATGCAAACCCATGCTTCTGTTTATCACATTAAACGCATGGGGATATTTGGGAGTGTTGCCAGGGGTGAACAGACTGAAAATAGTGACATTGATATTTGCTATGAAGGAGAGGCGCCTACGTTGTTTACATTAGTTCGTATCAAATATGAATTAGAAGCTTTATTGGGACGTCCGGTAGATTTGGTTCGTGTGCGTGAAAAAATGGATGAGGTATTAAAGCAAACCATTCAAGAGGAAGCTATTTATGTATGA